In Longimicrobiales bacterium, the DNA window GCGGCAGAAGCTGCACGTAGCCGCATGCGCGCTGCTGCTGGAAATCGCATATGCCGACGAGGCGTTTTCTGATGCCGAGCGCGCACACATCGAGGCGGTGATGCAGCGTCATTTCGACCTCGATCAGGAAACCGTCGGGGGACTGATCGAGTTGGCGGAAGCGGAACGCTCGAACGCTATCGACCTGTATCAGTTCACGTCGCTGATACGCGACAGCTACGACCTGGGCCAGAAGACGCTGCTGGCGGAGATCATGTGGGGCCTGGTGCTGACGGACGGTGAGGTGCAGCGTCACGAGAGCTACATGCTGCGGAAGATCGCGAACCTGCTGGATCTCGAGGCCGGCTACCTGGCGACGGCCCGGAAGCGGGCAGCGGAGCAGCTGGACTGACGCCGACCAGTCGGACGCGGAACCCACTCTGCAGAATGGCCCCGGGCGCCATGTCGGTGACCCTCCGCCCGCCCGGGCGGAACCGCTGATCCCGGCGTTCGGCGCGCCGTAACGCGCCAGGGCGACCGAGGCCGGGGCGGCCGAATGGGCGCCGACCTGGTCGGATGGGCCAATCTGCAGAGTGGGTTCCGCGTCCGACTGGCGGTGGTTACCGGTATCGCATCTCCCCCAGCGTCAATTCCACCGACAAACGACTCCCGTCCGCCCGCAGACCCGTCACCCGCACAGTCCGACCCGGCTGCGAATTACGCAGAACGCGGCGCAGGTCTCCCTCATCCTCGATCTCCGCGTCACCGATCTGCGTGATGATGTCGCCCTGGCGCAGGCCCGCACGGTCCGCCGGGGCGCCCGGCTCCACGTTCACGACGAGGATGCCTTCCTCTGCGGGCAGTCTGAACTGCCGAACCAGCT includes these proteins:
- a CDS encoding PDZ domain-containing protein; the encoded protein is IQTDAAINPGNSGGPLLNSRGEVIGINTAVLNATPNGRPIVGIGFAIPINLGRDVAEQLVTTGVVTRPYLGLRPVGLYPELVRQFRLPAEEGILVVNVEPGAPADRAGLRQGDIITQIGDAEIEDEGDLRRVLRNSQPGRTVRVTGLRADGSRLSVELTLGEMRYR
- a CDS encoding TerB family tellurite resistance protein, giving the protein MEQIRQFFAEHMAPAANGGNGEAQAQVDAEDERQKLHVAACALLLEIAYADEAFSDAERAHIEAVMQRHFDLDQETVGGLIELAEAERSNAIDLYQFTSLIRDSYDLGQKTLLAEIMWGLVLTDGEVQRHESYMLRKIANLLDLEAGYLATARKRAAEQLD